The Pseudomonas azotoformans genome has a segment encoding these proteins:
- a CDS encoding monovalent cation/H+ antiporter subunit D gives MTWMNQMIVAPILLPLLTAALMLMLGEKHRPLKARINLFSSMIGLGIAVLLLYWTQKGGPGSIGVYLPGNWQVPFGIVLVVDQLSALMLVLTGIIGVSALLFAMARWDRAGTSFHALFQVQMMGLYGAFLTADLFNLFVFFEVLLAASYGLMLHGSGRARVSAGLHYIAINLLASSLFLIGAAMIYGVTGTLNFADLALKIPLVPEADRGLLHAGAAILATAFLAKAGMWPLNFWLAPAYSSASAPVAAMFAIMTKVGVYTVLRLWTLLFSGQAGASALFGGDWLVYGGMATIICAGLAMVAAQRLERMASLSILVSAGILLSAVGFAQPSLTAGALFYLVSSTLALSALFLLAELIERSRSANDLPLDEEIDALPKAMESLHPRPGVNLDDEQQAVVGQVIPWTMAFLGLSFIACALLIIGMPPLSGFIGKLSLLSALVNPLGLGVSVDTPIRPAAWGLVALLILSGLASLIAFARLGIQRFWTPEERPSPLLRRYECLPIFFLLGLSILLTFKAEPLMRYTQDTAVSLNNPEHYVMAVMATRPVPSPEAKAAALEVQP, from the coding sequence ATGACGTGGATGAATCAAATGATCGTCGCGCCGATCCTGCTGCCGTTGCTCACCGCCGCATTGATGCTGATGCTCGGCGAGAAGCACCGTCCGCTCAAGGCGCGCATCAACCTGTTCTCCAGCATGATCGGCCTGGGCATCGCCGTTTTGCTGCTGTACTGGACGCAAAAAGGCGGCCCCGGCTCGATTGGCGTGTACCTGCCCGGCAACTGGCAAGTGCCGTTTGGCATCGTGTTGGTGGTGGATCAGTTGTCGGCGCTGATGCTGGTACTCACCGGCATCATCGGCGTGAGTGCGCTGCTGTTCGCCATGGCCCGCTGGGACCGCGCGGGCACCAGTTTCCATGCGTTGTTCCAGGTGCAGATGATGGGTCTATATGGCGCCTTCCTGACCGCCGACCTGTTCAACCTGTTCGTATTCTTCGAGGTGCTGCTGGCGGCGTCCTATGGCTTGATGCTGCACGGCTCGGGCCGGGCGCGAGTGTCGGCGGGGCTGCATTACATTGCGATCAACCTGCTCGCATCGTCGCTGTTTTTGATTGGCGCGGCGATGATCTACGGGGTGACTGGCACGCTGAACTTCGCTGACCTGGCGTTGAAGATCCCGCTGGTGCCGGAGGCGGATCGTGGCCTGTTGCACGCTGGTGCGGCGATCCTGGCGACGGCGTTCCTGGCCAAGGCCGGCATGTGGCCGCTGAACTTCTGGCTGGCGCCCGCCTATTCTTCGGCGAGTGCGCCGGTGGCGGCGATGTTCGCGATCATGACCAAGGTCGGCGTGTACACCGTGCTGCGCCTGTGGACCCTGCTGTTCTCCGGCCAGGCCGGAGCCTCGGCGCTGTTTGGCGGCGACTGGCTGGTGTATGGCGGCATGGCGACCATCATCTGCGCCGGGCTGGCGATGGTGGCGGCGCAGCGGTTGGAACGTATGGCCAGCTTGAGCATTCTGGTGTCGGCGGGGATTTTGCTGTCGGCCGTGGGCTTTGCTCAGCCAAGCCTGACGGCGGGGGCGCTGTTTTATCTGGTTAGCTCGACACTGGCGTTGAGCGCGCTGTTCTTGCTGGCCGAACTGATCGAGCGTTCGCGCTCGGCCAACGACCTGCCGCTGGATGAAGAGATCGATGCGCTGCCCAAAGCCATGGAATCGCTGCACCCGCGCCCCGGCGTGAACCTGGATGATGAACAGCAAGCCGTGGTCGGCCAGGTGATTCCCTGGACCATGGCCTTCCTGGGCTTGAGTTTTATCGCCTGCGCCCTGCTGATCATCGGCATGCCGCCGCTGTCCGGTTTTATCGGCAAGCTCAGCCTGTTGAGTGCACTGGTCAATCCGCTGGGCCTGGGCGTCAGCGTTGATACGCCGATCCGCCCGGCAGCCTGGGGCTTGGTCGCGTTGTTGATCCTCTCGGGCCTGGCCTCGTTGATCGCCTTCGCCCGCCTCGGCATCCAGCGTTTCTGGACCCCGGAAGAGCGCCCTTCGCCGCTGCTGCGTCGCTACGAGTGCCTGCCGATCTTCTTCCTGCTGGGCCTGAGCATCCTGCTGACTTTCAAGGCCGAGCCGCTGATGCGCTACACCCAGGACACGGCCGTCAGCCTGAACAACCCGGAACACTACGTGATGGCGGTGATGGCCACGCGCCCGGTGCCGAGCCCTGAAGCCAAGGCCGCCGCGCTGGAGGTGCAGCCATGA
- a CDS encoding Na+/H+ antiporter subunit E has product MKRLFPAPWLSLALWLLWLVLNLSVSPGNLLLGALLGFLAPLMMAPLRPLPIRIRRPGVIIRLFFLVGRDVIISNLQVAWGVLICSSRPPRSRFIKIPLDLRDANGLAALSMITTVVPGTIWSELALDRSILLLHVFDLEDEASFIEHFKTTYERPLMEIFE; this is encoded by the coding sequence ATGAAGCGTCTGTTCCCTGCTCCGTGGTTGTCGCTGGCGTTGTGGCTGTTGTGGCTGGTGCTCAACCTGTCCGTGAGCCCCGGCAACCTGCTGCTGGGCGCGCTGCTGGGTTTTCTGGCGCCGCTGATGATGGCGCCGCTGCGGCCGTTGCCGATCCGCATTCGCCGCCCTGGGGTGATCATTCGCCTGTTCTTCCTGGTGGGCCGCGATGTGATCATCTCCAACCTGCAAGTGGCCTGGGGCGTGCTGATCTGCAGCTCCCGTCCACCGCGTTCGCGCTTCATCAAGATCCCCCTGGACCTGCGCGACGCCAACGGCCTGGCGGCGTTGTCGATGATCACCACCGTGGTGCCCGGCACCATCTGGTCGGAACTGGCGCTGGACCGTAGCATCCTGCTCTTGCACGTGTTTGACCTGGAGGATGAAGCATCCTTCATCGAGCACTTCAAGACCACCTACGAACGGCCCCTGATGGAGATCTTCGAATGA
- a CDS encoding K+/H+ antiporter subunit F produces MSALLSNAILLSLFLFSLAMVLTLIRLFKGPSAQDRVLALDYLYILAMLMMLVLGIRYASDTYFEAALLIALFGFVGSFALAKFLLRGEVIE; encoded by the coding sequence ATGAGCGCCCTGCTCTCCAATGCGATCCTGCTCAGCCTGTTCCTGTTCTCACTGGCCATGGTGCTGACGCTGATCCGTCTGTTCAAAGGCCCATCGGCCCAGGACCGGGTATTGGCGCTGGACTACCTGTACATCCTGGCGATGCTGATGATGCTGGTGTTGGGCATTCGCTACGCCAGTGACACCTACTTTGAAGCGGCGCTGCTGATTGCGCTGTTCGGCTTCGTGGGCTCGTTTGCCCTGGCGAAATTCCTGCTGCGTGGGGAGGTGATTGAATGA
- a CDS encoding Na+/H+ antiporter subunit G yields MMPLWMEVIVAVLLVLSSVFALIGAIGLLRMKDFFQRMHPPALASTLGAWCVALASIIYFSVLKSGPVLHGWLIPILLSITVPVTTLLLARTALFRKRMAGDDVPAEVSSRRSENLQ; encoded by the coding sequence ATGATGCCGTTATGGATGGAAGTCATCGTGGCCGTGCTGCTGGTGTTGAGCAGTGTGTTTGCATTGATTGGCGCGATCGGCTTGCTAAGGATGAAGGACTTCTTCCAGCGCATGCACCCGCCGGCATTGGCTTCGACGTTGGGGGCGTGGTGTGTGGCGCTAGCGTCGATCATCTACTTTTCGGTGCTCAAGTCCGGCCCGGTGTTGCACGGGTGGTTGATTCCGATCTTGTTGTCGATCACGGTGCCGGTGACCACGTTGTTGCTGGCGCGTACGGCGTTGTTCCGTAAGCGCATGGCGGGGGATGATGTGCCGGCGGAGGTCAGCAGCCGTCGTAGCGAAAATCTGCAATAG
- a CDS encoding SLAC1 anion channel family protein, with product MSYSKLSMAKPVEASQGAGSIKNLPINLFGSVMGLAGLSLAWRLASPGLGQASFAGEIIAEFIGLLSALVFVVLALGYITKWVKFPDAVSAEFAHPVAGNFFGTVTIALLLLSAVAAPYSVLLSEVMWTLGSVLTVLLAFIVVFRLLAGDRDASLAVPAWLIPGVAALDIAVTGAHMPMAWANELNLFAIALGSVMAVVLFNQIFARLIHEPAMAKGMTPSLMVMVAPFAVGFLAYVNVFGVIDHFASLLFYFGLFLFVVLAFKVFRNAAPFSPAWWAISFPIAALSNAALKYADAKQSVFLMVIAYGLVVFLTIALAILFAKTLKMLFDGRLLMS from the coding sequence ATGAGTTATAGCAAACTGTCCATGGCCAAGCCTGTCGAGGCGAGTCAAGGCGCCGGCTCCATCAAAAATCTTCCCATCAACCTGTTCGGCAGCGTCATGGGCCTGGCAGGCCTGAGCCTGGCCTGGAGACTTGCCAGCCCAGGATTGGGCCAGGCCAGTTTCGCGGGTGAAATCATTGCTGAGTTCATTGGCTTGCTGTCGGCGTTGGTGTTTGTCGTACTGGCCCTGGGCTATATCACCAAGTGGGTCAAATTCCCCGACGCGGTGAGCGCTGAGTTTGCCCACCCGGTCGCCGGCAACTTCTTTGGCACCGTGACCATTGCACTGCTGTTGCTTAGCGCAGTGGCCGCACCCTACAGCGTGTTGTTGAGCGAAGTGATGTGGACGCTCGGCAGCGTACTGACGGTGTTGCTCGCATTCATCGTCGTATTTCGGTTGCTCGCGGGTGACCGGGATGCCTCGCTTGCCGTGCCAGCCTGGTTGATTCCTGGTGTGGCGGCATTGGACATTGCGGTGACGGGCGCCCATATGCCCATGGCCTGGGCCAACGAACTCAACCTCTTCGCGATCGCGTTGGGCAGTGTGATGGCGGTGGTGTTGTTCAACCAGATTTTTGCCCGTCTGATTCATGAGCCCGCCATGGCCAAGGGCATGACCCCTTCACTGATGGTGATGGTGGCGCCGTTTGCGGTAGGGTTCCTGGCCTACGTGAACGTGTTCGGTGTGATCGATCACTTCGCCAGCCTGCTCTTCTATTTCGGCTTGTTTTTGTTTGTTGTCCTGGCGTTCAAGGTGTTTCGAAACGCAGCGCCTTTCTCACCTGCGTGGTGGGCGATCAGTTTTCCCATCGCTGCATTGAGTAATGCTGCCTTGAAATATGCCGATGCGAAGCAGAGCGTGTTCCTGATGGTGATTGCTTACGGGCTGGTGGTTTTCTTGACGATTGCCTTGGCCATCTTGTTCGCCAAGACCCTGAAAATGCTGTTCGACGGTCGCTTGTTGATGAGCTGA
- a CDS encoding GlxA family transcriptional regulator, with product MLDLVGPTDVFAEAARQLGKPRAYRISVVGVQPGPIKGTSGLRVETDGCIDTYDTPVDTLLIAGSPAIADITGDLRVLRWVRDQAGKARRVGSVCSGAFVLAAAGLLARRRATTHWNSCAALARQYPDIEVDADSIFIRDGNLYTSAGITAGMDLALALVEEDHGRDLALCVARELVMYLKRPGGQSQFSAQLAAQSAERSTIRDIQHYIIDHLATDLSVPLLARQAGMSERNFARVFKADAGQTPAEFVERARIDGARHLIEGAEVSLKRLADQVGYANVDGFRRAFVRRLGVSPNEYRKIHAPQKRPTPTP from the coding sequence ATGCTTGACCTTGTGGGCCCCACGGATGTATTCGCCGAAGCGGCAAGACAGCTGGGCAAACCTCGCGCCTATCGGATATCCGTTGTGGGTGTCCAGCCAGGCCCAATCAAGGGCACAAGCGGCCTACGCGTAGAGACGGATGGTTGCATCGACACCTACGACACCCCGGTCGATACCTTGCTTATCGCCGGCAGCCCGGCAATTGCCGACATCACCGGTGACCTGCGCGTACTGCGCTGGGTGCGTGATCAAGCAGGTAAAGCACGCCGTGTCGGCTCGGTGTGCAGCGGTGCGTTTGTGTTGGCGGCTGCAGGCTTGCTGGCCCGTCGCAGGGCCACCACCCACTGGAATTCGTGCGCGGCCCTGGCCCGCCAATACCCGGACATTGAGGTCGACGCCGACAGCATCTTCATTCGCGATGGCAACCTGTATACATCCGCAGGCATCACCGCTGGCATGGATCTGGCGCTGGCCCTGGTGGAAGAGGATCACGGCCGTGACCTGGCGTTGTGCGTGGCCAGAGAATTGGTGATGTACCTCAAGCGCCCCGGCGGGCAATCGCAGTTCAGCGCCCAATTAGCAGCCCAGTCCGCCGAGCGCAGCACAATTCGTGATATCCAGCATTACATCATCGACCATCTCGCGACTGACCTCAGCGTGCCGCTGCTGGCCCGCCAGGCAGGCATGAGCGAACGCAATTTCGCCAGGGTATTCAAGGCTGACGCGGGGCAAACCCCAGCCGAGTTCGTCGAGCGGGCCCGCATCGATGGTGCCAGGCATTTGATTGAAGGGGCCGAGGTTTCCCTGAAGCGCCTAGCCGACCAGGTCGGTTACGCCAACGTAGACGGTTTCCGGCGTGCATTCGTGAGGCGCCTGGGCGTCAGCCCGAATGAATACCGGAAGATCCACGCACCACAAAAACGCCCGACGCCTACGCCCTGA
- a CDS encoding HIT family protein, with translation MECIFCSIVRKTSPAHILWEDDQHMAFLSIFPNTPGFSVVIPKQHYGSYAFAQSDDVLAGLAIAAKKTALQIDRAFPDVARTGLIMEGYGVDHLHAKLFPMHGTGSDSGFKPLSSKVDKFFEAYEGYISSHDHGRADDAQLAELAAHIRSFDPVLRA, from the coding sequence ATGGAATGTATTTTCTGCAGCATTGTTCGAAAAACTTCCCCGGCGCACATCCTGTGGGAAGACGACCAGCATATGGCATTTTTGTCGATCTTCCCCAACACGCCGGGTTTCAGCGTGGTGATCCCCAAGCAGCATTACGGCAGCTATGCGTTTGCGCAGTCGGATGATGTGTTGGCCGGGCTCGCGATAGCGGCGAAGAAGACCGCGTTGCAGATCGACAGGGCGTTTCCCGATGTGGCGCGCACGGGGCTGATCATGGAGGGGTATGGCGTGGACCATCTGCATGCGAAGTTGTTTCCCATGCATGGCACCGGTTCGGACAGCGGGTTCAAACCGTTGAGTTCGAAAGTGGACAAGTTTTTCGAAGCGTATGAAGGCTATATCTCGTCCCATGATCATGGGCGGGCGGATGATGCGCAGCTGGCGGAATTAGCCGCGCATATCAGGTCCTTCGACCCAGTGCTCAGGGCGTAG
- a CDS encoding winged helix-turn-helix transcriptional regulator has product MSKTYTPATAAADVETTLAWLGGRWKLIILFHLFGGQVQRYSDLERLIPEISQKMLAQQLRQLEADGLVQRTVYPVVPPKVEYRMTEWGQSLCPVLDGLLKWQAAKPAI; this is encoded by the coding sequence ATGAGCAAAACCTACACCCCCGCCACCGCCGCAGCCGACGTCGAGACCACCCTCGCCTGGCTCGGCGGGCGTTGGAAATTGATCATCCTGTTTCATCTGTTCGGCGGCCAGGTGCAGCGTTATTCCGACCTTGAGCGGCTGATCCCGGAGATCTCGCAGAAGATGCTCGCCCAACAACTGCGCCAGCTTGAAGCCGATGGCCTGGTGCAGCGCACCGTCTACCCGGTGGTGCCGCCTAAAGTGGAATACCGCATGACCGAATGGGGCCAGAGCCTGTGCCCGGTGCTGGATGGCCTGCTCAAATGGCAGGCCGCCAAGCCTGCGATCTAG
- a CDS encoding SDR family oxidoreductase yields the protein MSFDLGLTGLRALVTGGTKGIGAAVVAVLQEQGAQVISVARSAAGTPPEGVHFIAADLGTAAGCASATEAVKAQFGGVDIIVNVLGGSSAPGGGFAVLDDEQWMNALGQNLMAAVRVDRALLPGMVERGAGVIIHVTSIQRELPLPESTTAYAAAKAALATYSKSLSKEVTPKGVRVVRVSPGWVETDAAVALAERLADEAGTDYEGGKQIIMQALGGIPLGRPAKPQEVADLIAFLVSPRAGSISGTEYVIDGGTVPTV from the coding sequence ATGAGCTTTGATCTCGGACTGACAGGCCTTCGCGCGCTGGTCACCGGCGGCACCAAGGGCATCGGTGCGGCGGTGGTTGCCGTGTTGCAGGAACAGGGCGCCCAGGTGATTTCAGTCGCGCGTTCGGCGGCGGGTACGCCACCCGAGGGCGTGCATTTCATTGCCGCCGACCTGGGCACTGCGGCCGGTTGTGCCAGCGCCACCGAGGCGGTGAAGGCGCAGTTTGGCGGTGTGGATATCATCGTCAATGTCCTCGGCGGTTCCAGTGCGCCAGGTGGTGGTTTTGCAGTGCTCGATGATGAGCAGTGGATGAATGCGCTAGGCCAGAACCTGATGGCGGCGGTGCGGGTGGATCGGGCGTTGTTACCGGGGATGGTCGAGCGCGGGGCCGGGGTGATCATTCATGTCACGTCGATCCAGCGGGAGCTGCCGTTGCCGGAATCGACCACGGCCTATGCCGCTGCCAAGGCGGCGCTGGCGACGTACAGCAAGAGCCTGTCGAAAGAAGTGACACCCAAGGGCGTGCGGGTGGTGCGGGTTTCGCCGGGCTGGGTGGAGACAGACGCTGCGGTCGCGTTGGCAGAGCGTCTGGCAGATGAGGCGGGCACGGATTACGAAGGCGGCAAGCAGATCATCATGCAAGCGCTGGGCGGCATTCCGCTGGGCCGGCCGGCCAAGCCTCAGGAAGTGGCGGACTTGATCGCGTTCCTGGTCTCGCCCCGCGCCGGGTCGATCAGTGGCACCGAGTACGTGATCGACGGCGGCACCGTGCCCACGGTCTAG